Proteins from a single region of Hydra vulgaris chromosome 12, alternate assembly HydraT2T_AEP:
- the LOC136088732 gene encoding uncharacterized protein LOC136088732, producing MSRKGSLKKHKTEHKNMEQSLQQETFNLLPEIVLSESDSESVISSSSEIWEPARSPSGIYNLWKFPKFAIELIRNDIGSSIGAALGNALLLDLSGLFNDPAIISSLVLDKSKIDRQKKSVKVLSDLKSFENNREFVCLGVDGKIDNETLVIREIKREDGEVVLKRSTEKEHHMTVTKELLPNLYSGEYLTHKVLPLVGATGKKQAQCLYEVLEEYDSLNTPKAVLADNTSTNTGHKAGMVVELEKKLGRKLQTIGCNLHQNELPFRSLFKKIDGVTNSPNHFAGPLGKMANINNELNLVVNFGVIKSPIIVLEKEILDDLSSDQRLLYEYCIAIATGNMSVKYSSWKIGPLNHSRWLTLAIRLMSLYVRVLVPDSKLIILVTYIVQVYVPTWFLHQKSNKLHEAPSIIYFMINQIKLQGKEVQDICLANLRFNTFCLLPENIL from the exons ATGTCTAGAAAAGGATCTTTAAAGAAACATAAAACTGAACATAAAAATATGGAACAATCATTACAACaagaaacatttaatttacTTCCAGAAATAGTATTATCAGAATCTGATTCAGAATCTGTTATTTCTAGCTCAAGTGAG aTATGGGAGCCTGCAAGAAGTCCATCAGGAATTTACAATCTTTGGAAGTTTCCAAAGTTTGCTATTGAGTTGATCAGAAACGATATAGGAAGTTCGATTGGAGCTGCATTAGGAAATGCTCTTTTGCTCGATCTATCAGGACTGTTTAATGATCCAGCAATTATATCAAGTTTAGTTTTAGACAAATCCAAAATAGACAGACAAAAAAAGTCAGTTAAAGTATTGTCAGACTTAAAATCCTTTGAAAATAACAGAGAGTTTGTTTGCCTTGGTGTTGATGGTAAAATTGATAATGAAACTTTAGTTATaagagaaataaaaagagaagaTGGTGAGGTTGTGTTAAAGAGATCAACAGAGAAAGAACATCACATGACTGTGACTAAAGAACTTCTCCCTAACCTTTACAGTGGGGAGTATCTTACTCACAAAGTTTTACCTCTTGTTGGAGCAACAGGAAAAAAGCAAGCTCAGTGCCTATACGAAGTTCTTGAAGAGTATGATTCTTTAAACACTCCAAAAGCAGTTTTGGCAGACAATACTTCCACAAACACAGGTCATAAAGCAGGAATGGTTGTGGAGTTAGAGAAAAAACTAGGACGAAAACTTCAGACTATAGGCTGCAATCTTCATCAAAATGAGCTTCCCTTTagatctttgtttaaaaaaattgatggaGTAACTAATTCACCAAACCATTTTGCTGGACCTTTAGGTAAAATGGCAAATATCAATAATGAGCTTAATTTAGTTGTTAATTTTGGTGTTATTAAGTCTCcaattattgttttagaaaaagaaattttagatgaTTTAAGTAGTGACCAGAGGCTTTTATATGAATATTGCATTGCAATTGCCACTGGAAATATGAGTGTTAAATATTCAAGTTGGAAAATTGGTCCCCTTAATCATTCTCGTTGGTTAACATTGGCAATACGGTTGATGTCTTTATATGTCCGAGTACTAGTTCCTGAttctaaattaattattttggtAACCTATATTGTCCAAGTCTATGTTCCTACATGGTTCCTCCATCAAAAGAGCAATAAGTTACACGAAGCTCCATCAATTATATACTTTATGATTAACCAAATCAAGCTCCAAGGAAAAGAGGTGCAAGATATTTGCTTAGCAAACTTAAGGTTCAATACTTTTTGCCTACTTCCTGAGAATATTTTGTAA